The following proteins are co-located in the Fusobacteria bacterium ZRK30 genome:
- a CDS encoding AI-2E family transporter, translating into MKKINKPLFTGIILILIYTRLNNSGAITLTFNKFFSFFSVFIYGGIIAFLLNPILKFLEKNKKIKRKYSISILYFSLILLLGLFFSFIIPRLTRNISDLIENYPKYISVFESSVDKYRHLLPFLKDVNILNELLLLQQKTLIFLQQEFSFLVGQFLGVTAKIISLIFSLIFSIFFLGNKEYFHKLAKEILDTFLSKKLSREIKALSKKIERVFLGYLSGKTLDSMIIGGIAMVGLTILHIPYVILLGIFITIFNFVPYVGPFIGIVLGATIALFANPSNTLIVIIFLALLQQFDAWVLEPKILGNSLNLSMFWTIAAVTLGGSIWGALGIIIAIPSFALIKELYLIKSTSKKSHDIVE; encoded by the coding sequence ATGAAAAAAATAAACAAACCCCTATTTACAGGGATAATTTTAATTTTAATCTATACAAGGCTTAATAACTCAGGAGCCATCACCCTTACTTTTAACAAATTTTTCTCCTTTTTTTCAGTGTTTATCTATGGGGGAATTATTGCTTTTCTATTGAATCCCATCCTTAAATTCTTAGAAAAAAATAAAAAAATAAAAAGAAAATACAGTATCTCAATATTATATTTTTCCCTTATTCTTCTTTTAGGATTATTCTTTTCATTTATCATTCCTAGATTAACGAGAAATATATCCGATCTGATAGAAAATTATCCAAAATATATCTCAGTCTTTGAAAGTTCTGTAGATAAATACAGGCATCTCCTTCCATTTTTAAAGGATGTCAATATTTTAAATGAACTTTTACTTTTACAGCAAAAAACTCTTATTTTCCTCCAACAGGAATTTTCCTTCTTAGTTGGCCAGTTTTTAGGAGTCACAGCAAAGATCATAAGTTTAATTTTTTCCCTTATTTTCTCTATATTCTTTTTAGGAAACAAGGAATATTTTCATAAGCTGGCCAAGGAGATCTTAGATACCTTTTTATCTAAAAAATTATCCAGAGAAATAAAAGCTTTATCTAAAAAAATAGAAAGGGTATTTTTAGGATACCTTTCTGGAAAAACATTGGATTCTATGATAATTGGAGGAATCGCCATGGTTGGGTTGACCATCCTGCACATCCCCTATGTTATTTTACTGGGAATATTTATCACTATATTCAATTTTGTTCCCTATGTAGGACCTTTTATAGGAATTGTTTTAGGAGCAACTATCGCATTATTTGCCAATCCTAGCAACACCCTTATAGTTATAATTTTCCTGGCATTGCTCCAGCAATTTGACGCATGGGTTTTAGAACCTAAGATCTTAGGAAACAGTCTGAATCTCAGCATGTTTTGGACTATCGCAGCTGTTACCCTTGGCGGAAGTATTTGGGGCGCTCTGGGAATCATCATAGCTATTCCTAGTTTTGCTCTAATAAAAGAACTGTATCTAATAAAGAGTACATCCAAAAAATCTCATGATATAGTCGAATAA
- a CDS encoding dicarboxylate/amino acid:cation symporter yields MSGQLKKNGIWESYKPMILLLMGIVAGSIIGLIYGEKATVLKPFGQIFLNLMFTAVVPLVFFSLASSIAKMSNMQRLGKILRNVLGIFCITGMFAAIIIIIIVRIYPPAQGVVMDFGEYVQPEKANLLDQLVKALTVGDFNLILSKNAMLPLIIFAMTFGYCVSSVNKAKGVTTSALVDVLDMCSEVFMKMISIIMLYAPIGLGAYFAALIGQFGADLLGAYARAILMFYPICIIYFLTAFTGYAYYAGGKKGVKLFYKNIFPVVLTSLATQSSVATLPTNFESGKKIGVPEDISSITLPLGATIHMDGTALTTLMKIAFLFGIFNMEFTGIGTWATAIAISVMSGVVISGIPGGGMMGSLIIVAFYGFNPEVIPIIVTIGILTDAMATMINATGDCVASMMVARRVEGKGWMEKSIENSEELKVDTIV; encoded by the coding sequence ATGTCTGGGCAGCTGAAAAAAAATGGAATTTGGGAATCGTATAAACCTATGATTCTTTTGTTAATGGGAATCGTAGCCGGAAGTATTATTGGTTTAATTTATGGGGAAAAAGCAACAGTCTTGAAACCCTTTGGTCAAATTTTTCTTAATTTAATGTTTACAGCAGTAGTACCACTGGTATTCTTTAGTTTAGCAAGTTCAATAGCTAAGATGTCAAATATGCAGCGTTTAGGAAAGATACTCAGAAATGTTTTAGGGATCTTTTGTATAACAGGAATGTTCGCTGCAATTATCATTATCATCATAGTTAGAATCTATCCACCGGCACAGGGTGTGGTAATGGATTTTGGTGAATATGTTCAACCTGAAAAAGCTAATTTATTGGATCAATTGGTAAAAGCTCTTACAGTTGGAGACTTTAATTTAATTCTATCTAAGAATGCCATGCTTCCACTCATAATATTTGCCATGACATTTGGTTATTGTGTCAGTTCGGTAAATAAAGCGAAAGGCGTTACTACAAGTGCCCTGGTAGATGTGTTGGATATGTGCAGTGAAGTTTTTATGAAGATGATAAGTATTATCATGTTATATGCACCGATTGGATTAGGAGCTTATTTTGCAGCATTAATAGGTCAGTTTGGTGCTGACTTATTAGGAGCTTATGCAAGAGCTATCTTGATGTTTTATCCTATCTGTATCATCTATTTTTTAACAGCATTTACAGGGTATGCATATTATGCCGGCGGGAAAAAAGGAGTGAAATTATTTTATAAAAATATATTTCCTGTAGTATTAACATCTCTGGCTACTCAAAGTTCAGTGGCTACCCTGCCTACTAACTTTGAAAGTGGGAAAAAAATAGGTGTCCCTGAAGACATAAGCAGTATAACTCTTCCACTTGGAGCAACTATTCATATGGATGGGACAGCATTGACTACGTTGATGAAAATAGCTTTCTTATTTGGAATCTTTAATATGGAATTCACAGGAATAGGAACATGGGCAACTGCTATTGCCATATCGGTAATGTCTGGAGTTGTAATAAGCGGGATTCCGGGAGGAGGAATGATGGGTTCACTTATCATTGTTGCTTTCTACGGATTTAACCCAGAAGTTATCCCTATTATTGTAACAATAGGGATTCTTACAGATGCTATGGCTACAATGATAAATGCAACTGGAGATTGCGTGGCATCTATGATGGTGGCAAGAAGAGTTGAAGGGAAAGGCTGGATGGAAAAATCTATTGAAAACTCAGAGGAATTAAAAGTAGATACCATTGTTTAA
- the megL gene encoding methionine gamma-lyase, translated as MKGIQEKGFGTKAIHGGAEKNPFGTLTTPIYQSSTFVFDTAEQGGKRFALEEAGYIYSRLGNPTSSVVEGKLALLEGAEAALATSSGMGAISSTMWTLLKAGDHLLADKTLYGCTYALLSHGLTKFGIDVEFVDTSDLEAVKKAMKPNTRIVYLETPANPNLKVVDITAVCEIAHKNEGTKVVVDNTFATPYLQNPIKLGADLVVHSATKYLNGHGDVVAGFVAGDLETVTQIRLIGVKDMTGSVLSPQDAFLMIRGMKTLELRMERHCSNAYEVARFLDAHPMVEKVYYPGLESHEGHEIAKEQMNGFGGIMAFEVKGGIEAGKKLLNSLELCTLAVSLGDTETLIQHPASMTHSPYTREERLASGITDGLVRISVGLEGVNDIIDDLKQGLEKI; from the coding sequence ATGAAGGGGATTCAAGAAAAAGGGTTTGGAACAAAGGCGATACATGGGGGAGCAGAAAAAAATCCATTTGGAACATTAACTACACCAATATATCAAAGTTCTACATTTGTATTTGACACTGCAGAACAAGGTGGAAAAAGGTTTGCTTTAGAAGAAGCAGGATATATTTATTCGAGATTAGGAAACCCTACATCAAGTGTTGTAGAGGGAAAATTAGCATTATTAGAGGGAGCAGAAGCGGCGTTAGCAACTAGTTCAGGAATGGGAGCTATCTCATCGACTATGTGGACATTACTTAAAGCCGGGGATCATTTATTAGCGGACAAAACTTTATACGGGTGTACATACGCTTTATTAAGTCATGGATTAACTAAATTCGGAATCGATGTAGAATTTGTTGATACCTCTGATTTAGAAGCAGTGAAAAAAGCTATGAAACCTAATACCAGAATAGTTTATTTAGAGACACCGGCAAATCCTAACTTAAAAGTTGTAGATATAACAGCTGTTTGTGAGATAGCTCATAAAAATGAAGGAACTAAGGTAGTGGTAGACAACACATTTGCAACACCATACCTTCAAAATCCTATAAAATTAGGAGCTGATTTAGTAGTTCATTCAGCAACTAAATATTTAAACGGTCATGGAGACGTAGTAGCAGGATTTGTAGCAGGAGATTTAGAAACAGTAACTCAAATAAGATTAATTGGTGTAAAGGATATGACAGGTTCGGTTCTTAGCCCCCAAGACGCTTTTCTTATGATAAGAGGAATGAAGACTTTAGAACTAAGAATGGAAAGACACTGCAGTAATGCATATGAGGTAGCCAGGTTTTTAGATGCTCATCCTATGGTAGAGAAGGTATACTATCCAGGACTTGAATCTCATGAAGGACATGAAATTGCAAAGGAGCAAATGAACGGGTTTGGTGGAATAATGGCCTTTGAGGTAAAGGGTGGAATAGAAGCAGGAAAGAAATTATTGAATAGCTTAGAATTATGTACTCTGGCAGTAAGTTTAGGAGATACAGAAACATTGATCCAGCATCCGGCATCTATGACGCATTCTCCATATACCAGGGAAGAAAGACTAGCATCAGGGATTACAGATGGATTAGTTAGGATATCTGTAGGCTTAGAAGGTGTAAATGATATTATAGATGACTTAAAACAGGGATTGGAAAAAATATAA
- a CDS encoding pyridoxal phosphate-dependent aminotransferase, whose amino-acid sequence MKYNFNEKIDRKNNHSAKWSEMDKNFVSNDLWPMWIADMDLKTAPEVTKAMAEKASEGIFGYVYRPDAYYRSAVGWCKDRFSWEIETKNLIHTPGVVPGISLMIRLLTNPSDKIMIQNPVYYPFTNVVKKNNRNLVVNSLIKDESGYYTMNYTDFEEKAKDPDLKFFILCNPHNPVGRSWKRDELEKIGKICLENNVRIISDEIWRDLVMPGNVHTPMSSISKEIEDITITCFSAAKTFNLAGLQAAFLHFPRMDEREIVDTELGILDIKRNNPFAIVAVEAAFTRCHSWADQLVEHIDGNMDYLVDYVSKNIPRVRVRKPEATYLVWLDFSDYGLNKDELSRLMQEKGKIALDDGYWFGVEGEGYERINVACPRYMLEEGVKRIKKALSHL is encoded by the coding sequence ATGAAGTATAACTTTAATGAAAAAATTGATAGAAAAAACAACCATTCTGCTAAATGGTCAGAGATGGATAAAAATTTTGTTTCAAATGACCTTTGGCCTATGTGGATAGCGGATATGGACCTGAAAACAGCTCCAGAGGTAACTAAGGCCATGGCAGAAAAAGCTTCAGAAGGTATTTTTGGTTATGTTTATAGACCGGATGCCTACTATAGGAGTGCTGTGGGATGGTGTAAAGATAGATTTTCCTGGGAGATAGAGACAAAAAACCTCATTCATACTCCAGGAGTAGTACCGGGGATATCTCTTATGATAAGACTATTAACGAACCCCTCGGATAAAATAATGATACAAAATCCTGTATACTATCCATTTACAAATGTAGTAAAGAAGAATAACAGAAACCTTGTGGTAAACTCATTAATCAAAGATGAGAGTGGATACTATACTATGAATTATACAGATTTTGAGGAGAAAGCAAAGGATCCAGATTTAAAGTTTTTTATTCTTTGTAACCCGCATAATCCAGTGGGAAGATCTTGGAAGAGAGATGAGCTTGAAAAGATAGGAAAGATCTGTTTAGAAAATAATGTAAGAATAATTTCAGATGAGATATGGAGAGACCTTGTAATGCCTGGGAATGTACATACTCCAATGTCTTCTATCTCAAAGGAGATAGAGGACATTACAATTACTTGTTTTTCTGCAGCCAAAACTTTTAATTTAGCAGGACTTCAGGCAGCATTTTTACACTTTCCAAGAATGGATGAGAGAGAAATAGTGGATACAGAGCTTGGGATATTAGATATAAAAAGAAATAATCCATTTGCAATTGTTGCAGTTGAAGCAGCTTTTACAAGGTGCCATTCGTGGGCAGATCAACTGGTAGAGCATATAGATGGAAATATGGATTATTTGGTAGATTATGTTTCTAAAAACATACCAAGAGTAAGGGTAAGAAAACCAGAGGCGACTTATCTTGTTTGGCTTGATTTTTCAGACTATGGTCTAAATAAAGATGAACTTTCGAGACTAATGCAGGAAAAAGGAAAGATAGCACTAGATGATGGTTATTGGTTTGGAGTAGAAGGGGAAGGTTATGAAAGGATAAATGTAGCGTGTCCAAGATATATGTTAGAAGAGGGAGTAAAGAGAATAAAAAAAGCATTGAGTCATCTATAA
- a CDS encoding PLP-dependent aminotransferase family protein: MNIKIILNKDTDIYKQIYLYFKEEILVERFKVNEKLPSIRQIANKLKINNITVLKAYSLLETDGYIYKVKGSGSFVKNINLNNTCTLQKPILENFKGGQIKINSNINFASATPNKEIFPTKIFQNIISDLFLEDAPDLFIYEDSQGNLALRKNIANLLKKEIKNISHREIQIINGAQQGLDLLKKGIIKNNSTIVLGSPTYSGAITTFSNFCKIKTIPVQADGFDMEALEDLLRSTKIDYIYVMTNFQSPTGYKWSNDKKTKLLNLAEEYNFYILEDDCLSELYYHDISTSSIKSIDFNDKVFYINTFSKVIMPGLRLGYLIPPKKFISSVINSKFISDISSCNLSQKSLNVFLENHYEEHLAKIRSFYKKKYELVKSLIFKSKFLKLDYLPEGGFYFWVSIVNNLNCDLLYMKFKERGVNVLPGNVFFHKKTSSNKIRISFAAVSEDEIILGFKIIEETIDKIINEGENIYTPLI, from the coding sequence ATGAACATAAAAATAATTCTAAATAAAGACACAGATATCTACAAACAAATCTATTTATATTTCAAGGAAGAAATATTGGTTGAAAGATTTAAAGTAAATGAAAAATTACCCTCAATACGACAGATTGCAAACAAACTGAAAATAAATAATATAACTGTTTTAAAAGCATATTCACTGTTAGAAACAGACGGTTATATCTACAAAGTGAAGGGAAGCGGATCTTTTGTTAAAAATATAAATTTAAACAATACCTGTACCCTGCAAAAACCAATCTTGGAAAATTTTAAAGGGGGGCAGATAAAAATAAATTCTAATATTAACTTTGCCAGCGCTACCCCTAATAAAGAGATATTTCCAACTAAGATATTTCAAAATATTATTTCCGATCTTTTTTTAGAAGATGCTCCGGATTTATTTATTTATGAAGATTCACAGGGAAATTTAGCCTTAAGAAAAAACATTGCTAATCTACTAAAAAAAGAGATAAAAAATATATCTCATAGGGAAATTCAGATTATTAACGGAGCACAACAGGGTTTAGATCTATTAAAAAAAGGAATAATAAAAAATAACTCTACCATTGTTTTGGGAAGTCCCACTTATTCTGGTGCAATCACTACTTTTTCCAATTTTTGTAAAATTAAAACTATACCTGTACAAGCAGACGGTTTTGATATGGAAGCATTAGAAGACCTCCTTAGATCAACAAAAATAGATTATATATATGTCATGACCAACTTTCAGAGTCCAACGGGATATAAATGGTCCAATGATAAAAAAACTAAACTATTAAACCTGGCTGAAGAATATAATTTTTATATCCTTGAAGATGATTGCTTATCTGAATTGTATTACCATGACATCTCTACTTCTTCTATAAAATCTATAGATTTTAACGATAAAGTTTTTTATATAAATACTTTTTCTAAAGTTATTATGCCTGGTCTCAGATTAGGATATTTGATCCCGCCTAAAAAATTTATTTCCAGCGTTATTAACTCCAAATTTATATCTGATATATCGTCTTGTAATCTATCTCAAAAATCATTAAATGTCTTTTTAGAAAATCATTATGAGGAACACCTGGCAAAAATAAGAAGTTTTTATAAAAAGAAATATGAGCTGGTAAAATCTCTTATTTTTAAATCAAAATTTTTAAAATTAGATTATCTTCCTGAAGGTGGTTTTTATTTCTGGGTTTCAATTGTAAATAACTTAAATTGTGATTTATTGTATATGAAATTTAAAGAACGAGGGGTCAATGTTCTGCCTGGGAATGTATTTTTTCATAAAAAAACTAGTTCCAATAAAATAAGAATTAGTTTTGCTGCTGTCAGTGAAGATGAGATAATATTGGGATTTAAAATTATAGAAGAAACTATCGACAAAATAATAAATGAAGGGGAGAATATCTATACTCCTTTAATTTAA
- a CDS encoding YaaA family protein: MKIIFSPAKSMDFSNSIKDPLKINFTDKTNFLLEHLKTLSLDEITKIMKVKGNTLDHVKEIYENFQDANTKKAITAYNGVSFKQLDLVEYSEEEFAFLDTHLIILSALYGVIEPSNLIKEYRLDMNMKLLKDQNLYKFWKKEVNQYFKEDEFIINLASKEFSKLIDKPMLTIDFKEKKEDLYKSVSAYSKKGRGMMLNYIIKNKITSIDEIKDFNLDGYSLNDKLSDKFNLIFTR, encoded by the coding sequence ATGAAAATTATATTTTCACCTGCAAAATCTATGGATTTTTCAAATTCCATAAAAGATCCCCTTAAAATAAATTTTACCGATAAAACAAATTTTCTTTTAGAACACTTAAAAACTCTGTCTCTGGATGAAATAACTAAGATAATGAAGGTTAAGGGAAATACCTTAGATCATGTAAAGGAGATCTATGAAAACTTCCAAGATGCCAATACTAAAAAAGCCATAACCGCTTACAATGGAGTCTCATTTAAACAACTGGATTTAGTTGAGTACAGCGAGGAGGAGTTTGCATTTTTAGACACCCACCTCATCATCCTTTCGGCTCTCTATGGGGTAATAGAACCTTCTAACCTTATAAAAGAATATAGACTGGATATGAATATGAAACTCCTAAAGGATCAGAATTTATATAAATTTTGGAAGAAAGAAGTGAATCAATATTTTAAAGAGGATGAATTTATCATAAACTTAGCTTCTAAAGAATTTTCTAAACTCATAGATAAACCCATGCTGACTATAGATTTCAAAGAAAAAAAAGAAGATCTCTATAAATCAGTCAGTGCTTATTCAAAAAAAGGAAGAGGTATGATGCTGAACTATATAATAAAAAATAAGATTACTTCTATCGATGAGATCAAAGATTTTAATTTAGACGGGTATTCTTTAAATGATAAATTGTCCGATAAATTTAATTTGATTTTTACAAGATGA
- a CDS encoding carboxypeptidase M32, giving the protein MKYQEALDYVINKLEELSNYDYASSIIYWDLETGAPKEGIRKASKVLGFYSGESHKILTDHKFNKNLDLLLENLDLLDAIHIKIIIETKKDIENIKKIPLNEYKEYSELLSKAQPIWAEAREKNDFSLFLPYLKKIIQYKQKYVNYKGYKEHPYDAVLDDYEPGITVKQLDVFFENLKDKLVPLILKINQKKDFISNDLLKLDYSIEKQKEFSIFIAKYLGFDFERGLLKESAHPFSMGLNKYDVRMTTRYFLDDLQPSLFGTIHESGHSLYEQNIGEDIWETRLGGGNSMGIHESQSRLYENLIARSLEFWIPIYPQLQEAFPENLKGVTLEEFYKAINKSQSDLIRVEADELTYSLHIILRYEIEKELIEGKIAPEELPKIWNERMKKYLGVTPPNDSDGVLQDVHWAAGLFGYFPSYALGSANASQIMNTMRDKLDVDTLLKEGKLEKIKEYLGENIHKYGKLKDPNEIMEIATGETPNSKYYVDYLIEKYSNLYEV; this is encoded by the coding sequence ATGAAATATCAAGAAGCACTGGATTATGTAATCAATAAGTTAGAGGAACTAAGTAATTATGACTATGCATCATCAATTATTTACTGGGATTTAGAAACTGGAGCACCTAAGGAAGGGATCAGGAAAGCTTCTAAAGTTTTAGGTTTTTACAGTGGTGAATCTCATAAAATTTTAACTGATCACAAATTCAATAAAAATTTAGATCTTTTACTAGAAAATTTAGATCTTTTAGATGCCATCCATATAAAAATTATTATTGAAACTAAAAAAGATATTGAAAATATAAAAAAAATACCTCTAAATGAGTATAAAGAGTATAGTGAACTTCTATCTAAGGCCCAGCCCATATGGGCTGAAGCACGAGAGAAAAATGATTTTTCATTATTTTTACCCTACTTAAAGAAGATCATCCAATATAAACAAAAATATGTAAACTATAAAGGGTATAAAGAGCATCCCTATGATGCTGTTCTAGATGACTATGAGCCTGGAATAACTGTTAAGCAGCTGGATGTGTTTTTTGAAAATTTAAAGGATAAACTTGTTCCCCTCATCTTAAAGATCAACCAAAAGAAAGATTTTATCTCTAATGATCTTTTAAAATTGGATTATTCTATCGAAAAACAAAAAGAATTTTCTATATTTATAGCAAAATATCTTGGATTTGATTTCGAAAGAGGTTTATTGAAAGAAAGTGCACATCCATTTTCTATGGGACTCAACAAATATGACGTGAGAATGACTACCAGATATTTCTTAGATGATTTACAGCCATCTCTTTTTGGAACTATCCACGAATCAGGTCACTCACTCTACGAGCAAAACATAGGGGAGGACATCTGGGAAACCAGATTAGGCGGTGGAAATTCCATGGGTATCCATGAATCACAGTCTAGATTATATGAAAATTTAATTGCCAGAAGTTTGGAATTTTGGATCCCGATCTACCCACAATTACAGGAGGCTTTCCCTGAAAATTTAAAAGGTGTTACTTTAGAAGAATTTTATAAAGCCATCAATAAGAGCCAGTCGGACCTGATTAGAGTTGAAGCCGATGAACTGACTTATTCATTACATATTATCCTCAGATATGAGATTGAAAAGGAACTTATTGAAGGGAAGATTGCCCCTGAGGAGCTGCCTAAAATTTGGAATGAGAGAATGAAAAAATATCTGGGAGTAACCCCTCCTAACGATTCTGATGGTGTTCTGCAGGACGTCCATTGGGCTGCCGGGTTATTTGGATATTTCCCATCTTACGCTCTGGGAAGTGCCAATGCTTCTCAAATAATGAACACAATGAGAGATAAATTAGATGTAGATACACTCTTAAAAGAAGGAAAGTTAGAAAAAATTAAAGAATATTTAGGAGAAAATATCCATAAATACGGAAAATTAAAAGATCCCAATGAAATTATGGAGATTGCCACTGGAGAGACTCCTAATTCAAAATATTATGTAGACTATTTAATCGAAAAATACAGTAACTTATACGAAGTATAG
- the hcp gene encoding hydroxylamine reductase, whose protein sequence is MFCYQCQETAKNTGCTVAGVCGKQPETSNLQDLLIYTLKGISILREGQPLEHRDDCEICKGVDYFITNSLFITVTNSNFDDDAIAVEIKKGLEIREGLKEGGCVPKRLADHDVLTFTVDTMDEMQKKALSIGVLSTENEDVRSLRELTIYGLKGMAAYYEHANNLGYKNKEIVMFIEKALASTLDDTLSVDDLVALVLETGKFGVEAMALLDKANTETFGNPEITNVNIGVGTNPGILVSGHDLNDMVQLLEQTEGTGVDVYTHSEMLPTHYYPKLKKFKHLVGNYGNSWWKQKEEFETFNGPIIFTTNCIVPPKVGASYDGKVFTTNAAGYPGWGRIQVNADGTKNFSKVIEMAKTCKAPTQIEEGAIVGGFAHEQVFALADKVVDAVKSGAIKKFFVMAGCDGRMKSRDYYTKFADNLPKDTVILTAGCAKYRYNKLALGDIGGIPRVLDAGQCNDSYSLALIALKLKEVFELEDVNELPIAYNIAWYEQKAVIVLLALLSLGVKNIHLGPTLPGFLSPTVADVLVKNFGIAGIGSVEDDIKLFMGE, encoded by the coding sequence ATGTTTTGTTATCAATGTCAGGAAACTGCAAAGAACACAGGCTGTACAGTAGCAGGTGTCTGTGGAAAACAACCTGAAACGTCTAATTTACAGGATTTACTTATCTATACCTTAAAGGGAATATCAATCTTGAGGGAGGGGCAACCATTAGAGCATAGAGATGACTGTGAGATCTGCAAGGGAGTAGATTATTTTATTACTAATTCATTATTTATCACAGTTACGAATTCTAATTTTGATGATGATGCCATTGCAGTAGAGATAAAAAAAGGACTTGAAATCAGAGAGGGTTTAAAAGAGGGAGGTTGTGTACCTAAGAGATTAGCTGATCATGATGTACTTACATTTACAGTAGATACCATGGATGAGATGCAGAAAAAAGCTCTGAGTATAGGGGTACTATCTACTGAAAATGAAGATGTAAGATCCTTGAGAGAACTTACAATATACGGACTGAAAGGAATGGCTGCTTACTATGAACATGCAAATAATTTAGGGTATAAAAATAAAGAGATAGTAATGTTTATAGAAAAGGCATTGGCATCTACATTAGATGATACTCTGTCGGTAGATGATTTGGTGGCATTGGTATTAGAAACAGGTAAATTTGGTGTAGAAGCAATGGCACTATTGGATAAAGCAAATACTGAAACATTTGGAAATCCTGAAATAACAAATGTTAATATAGGAGTTGGGACTAATCCGGGAATATTAGTCTCTGGACATGATCTTAACGACATGGTTCAATTATTGGAGCAGACAGAAGGAACAGGTGTAGATGTCTATACCCATTCAGAGATGCTGCCGACTCATTATTATCCAAAACTAAAAAAATTCAAGCATCTGGTGGGTAACTATGGAAATTCATGGTGGAAACAAAAAGAAGAGTTTGAAACTTTCAACGGACCTATCATCTTTACGACTAACTGTATAGTACCTCCTAAGGTAGGAGCATCTTATGATGGTAAGGTGTTTACTACAAATGCCGCAGGATACCCGGGATGGGGCAGAATACAGGTAAATGCAGATGGAACAAAAAACTTCTCTAAAGTTATAGAGATGGCGAAAACTTGTAAGGCACCTACTCAGATTGAAGAGGGAGCTATCGTAGGTGGATTTGCCCACGAGCAGGTATTTGCACTAGCTGATAAAGTGGTAGATGCAGTTAAGAGTGGCGCAATCAAAAAGTTCTTCGTAATGGCAGGTTGTGACGGAAGGATGAAATCAAGAGATTATTATACAAAGTTTGCAGATAATTTACCAAAGGATACAGTGATCTTGACAGCAGGTTGTGCAAAATATAGATACAACAAATTAGCATTAGGGGATATCGGTGGGATTCCTAGAGTATTAGATGCAGGACAATGCAATGACTCTTATTCTTTAGCTCTTATAGCTCTTAAATTAAAGGAAGTGTTTGAGTTAGAAGATGTAAATGAATTGCCGATTGCATATAATATTGCATGGTATGAGCAAAAAGCAGTAATTGTATTATTAGCTCTATTATCATTAGGTGTGAAGAATATCCACTTAGGACCAACATTACCAGGATTCTTATCTCCAACAGTTGCAGATGTATTAGTTAAAAACTTTGGAATAGCAGGAATCGGAAGTGTCGAGGATGATATCAAATTATTTATGGGTGAGTAG
- a CDS encoding SHOCT domain-containing protein, with protein sequence MMHGYSFGSSMFMGGGIFMFIFWILIAVVIISMFSGRFTGNGSKSGSDTKETPMEILKKRYAMGEITESEYEEMKEKLRD encoded by the coding sequence ATGATGCATGGATATAGTTTTGGGAGCTCTATGTTTATGGGAGGAGGGATTTTTATGTTTATATTTTGGATATTGATTGCAGTAGTTATAATTTCGATGTTTAGTGGCAGATTCACAGGAAATGGATCTAAATCAGGAAGTGATACAAAGGAAACCCCCATGGAGATATTGAAAAAAAGATATGCTATGGGTGAGATAACAGAAAGTGAGTATGAAGAGATGAAGGAAAAGTTGAGAGATTAA